The following coding sequences are from one Triticum aestivum cultivar Chinese Spring chromosome 5A, IWGSC CS RefSeq v2.1, whole genome shotgun sequence window:
- the LOC123105131 gene encoding dof zinc finger protein DOF5.3, which produces MIQELLGGTAMEQQQQQQQLKCAGNAANHHGSLPMVLQPISSNPSPTSSSTSSRSSTQRSPSAASSPQGQGQAQQGPPGPEQAPLRCPRCNSSNTKFCYYNNYNLTQPRHFCKTCRRYWTKGGALRNVPIGGGCRKPRPMPAPVAKAQPSSCKSVLGMGVGAAPSLGLGMGVGGGMSWASAPQTATAQLMALLNSARAGYAGSNMHRLLGLDTMGQLQVLPGSANGGQGMSPSLWPQATHRPTMPPPPMHLGMGSLGLGQGQGHHNLLSGLELKPPSSSPSPSSLAASYYSDQLNAVVSNGGAGRPHPYDTQASSYPCSTAMCSLPPSASTVSAAQSSHTVGMDQQPPTMSLGTQEMQYWSGGPASMMAWPDLPTLNGAFP; this is translated from the coding sequence ATGATCCAAGAACTCCTCGGAGGCACGGccatggagcagcagcagcagcagcagcagctcaagtGCGCCGGCAACGCCGCGAACCACCACGGCTCGCTCCCCATGGTGCTGCAGCCCATCTCCTCCAACCCGTCCCCCacgtcctcctccacctcctcgcgCTCCTCCACGCAGCGGTCGCCCTCGGCCGCGTCGTCGCCGCAGGGGCAGGGGCAGGCGCAGCAGGGGCCGCCGGGGCCGGAGCAGGCGCCGCTGCGTTGCCCCCGGTGCAACTCCTCCAACACCAAGTTCTGCTACTACAACAACTACAACCTCACACAGCCGCGCCACTTCTGCAAGACGTGCCGCCGCTACTGGACCAAGGGCGGCGCGCTCCGCAACGTCCCCATCGGCGGCGGCTGCCGCAAGCCGCGCCCCATGCCGGCGCCCGTCGCCAAGGCGCAGCCCTCCTCCTGCAAGTCCGTGCTCGGCATGGGCGTCGGCGCCGCGCCGTCCCTCGGCCTCGGCATGGGCGTGGGCGGCGGCATGTCCTGGGCCTCCGCGCCGCAGACCGCCACCGCGCAGCTCATGGCGCTGCTCAACAGCGCCAGGGCCGGCTACGCCGGCAGCAACATGCACCGGCTTCTCGGCCTTGACACCATGGGGCAGCTCCAGGTCCTGCCGGGGTCGGCCAACGGCGGGCAGGGCATGTCGCCGTCGCTGTGGCCGCAGGCGACGCACCGGCCGACCATGCCTCCGCCACCAATGCACCTCGGCATGGGCTCGCTGGGGCTGGGCCAGGGCCAGGGCCACCACAACCTGCTGTCAGGGCTGGAGCTCAAGCCGCCCTCATCTTCACCGTCACCATCTTCACTCGCGGCGAGCTACTACAGCGACCAGCTGAACGCGGTGGTGAGCAACGGCGGCGCGGGCCGCCCGCACCCGTACGACACCCAGGCGTCGTCCTACCCTTGCAGCACGGCGATGTGCTCGCTCCCGCCGTCCGCGTCGACCGTCTCGGCGGCGCAGAGCAGCCACACCGTGGGAATGGACCAGCAGCCACCCACCATGTCGCTGGGCACGCAGGAGATGCAGTACTGGAGCGGCGGGCCGGCGTCAATGATGGCATGGCCGGACTTGCCCACTCTCAACGGCGCCTTCCCATGA